In a genomic window of Branchiostoma lanceolatum isolate klBraLanc5 chromosome 12, klBraLanc5.hap2, whole genome shotgun sequence:
- the LOC136446458 gene encoding uncharacterized protein isoform X1: protein MKTRLSEDGTKLVATYELHPFDFDRSGHLKLWILARMLVLRPQEVLILLGAKAQLRNPGRLKAIAKLLKTCNVFLRYREFRIQPEFYTKLRPGADTTTTVTLWISHVGKTSWLLEGDVRLASTGEVLCHCVGQAVLMNTATRKPTGIPEFIREAFPQKNPLPRLDVPMPLNPGRIYRHDLVALPSDSDINEHTNFSTYIRFCTDATAALVREGAFPFLNEEVKVKKISLLFQKETREGENVTVEAAEDSGRSHSLDFQVKRGNDGIVKCCFEFFDDDIKSKL from the exons ATGAAGACCAGGCTGAGTGAAGACGGCACCAAACTCGTGGCGACCTACGAACTCCATCCCTTTGACTTCGATCGCTCAG GACATCTGAAACTCTGGATTCTGGCGAGAATGCTAGTATTGCGGCCACAAGAAGTGCTGATTTTGTTGGGAGCCAAAGCCCAACTTCGCAATCCTGGTCGTTTGAAGGCCATTGCCAAATTGCTGAAGACCTGCAACGTATTCCTCCGATATCGTGAGTTCAGGATCCAGCCTGAGTTCTACACGAAGCTTCGACCAGGTGCAGACACCACGACGACTGTGACCCTGTGGATCTCCCACGTCGGCAAAACGTCTTGGCTTCTGGAAGGAGATGTGCGACTAGCCTCTACCGGCGAGGTTCTCTGCCATTGTGTTGGTCAAGCAGTTCTGATGAACACGGCAACAAGAAAGCCGACTGGAATACCCGAATTTATACGGGAGGCGTTTCCCCAAAAAAATCCCTTGCCGCGACTTGATGTCCCAATGCCGTTAAATCCAGGTCGAATCTACCGCCACGACCTTGTCGCCCTCCCAAGCGACTCGGATATAAACGAACACACCAACTTTTCAACCTACATTCGCTTCTGCACAGACGCCACAGCTGCTTTGGTAAGGGAAGGCGCTTTCCCTTTCCTCAATGAAGAAGTGAAGGTGAAGAAGATCTCGCTGTTGTTTCAGAAAGAAACGAGGGAAGGAGAGAATGTGACGGTGGAGGCAGCAGAAGACTCGGGTCGTTCGCACAGTCTCGATTTTCAGGTCAAGAGAGGAAACGACGGCATTGTGAAGTGTTGTTTTGAGTTCTTTGATGACGACATAAAGTCCAAACTTTGA
- the LOC136446458 gene encoding uncharacterized protein isoform X3, which translates to MKTRLSEDGTKLVATYELHPFDFDRSGHLKLWILAAIIDANQQANLLGDRAQLRFPGFLKTVTGFARYQEFRIQPEFYTKLREGAKVTVAVGISHVGKTSWLLEGDVRLASTGEVLCYSLGQGVLVNVTTRKPTAIPDNLRNSFPKKDPLPRLGVPMPLNPGRIYRHDFVALPSDSDINEHTNFSTYIRFCADATAALVREGVFSFLKEGVKMKKISLLFQKETKEGENVTVEATEDSGRSHSLDFQVKKGNDDIVKCCFEFFDDDNKSKL; encoded by the exons ATGAAGACCAGGCTGAGTGAAGACGGCACCAAACTCGTGGCGACCTACGAACTCCATCCCTTTGACTTCGATCGCTCAG GGCATCTGAAACTCTGGATTCTGGCGGCAATAATTGATGCAAATCAACAGGCAAATTTATTAGGAGATCGCGCTCAACTTCGCTTCCCTGGCTTTCTGAAGACCGTCACCGGATTCGCCCGATATCAGGAGTTTAGGATCCAGCCTGAGTTCTACACAAAACTGCGCGAAGGAGCCAAGGTGACCGTGGCAGTGGGGATCTCCCATGTCGGCAAAACGTCTTGGCTTCTGGAAGGAGACGTGCGACTAGCCTCAACCGGCGAGGTACTCTGCTATTCCCTTGGTCAAGGGGTGTTGGTCAACGTCACAACAAGAAAACCGACAGCAATTCCCGACAACTTAAGGAATTCGTTTCCGAAAAAGGATCCCTTGCCGCGACTTGGTGTCCCGATGCCGTTAAATCCAGGTCGAATCTACCGCCACGACTTTGTCGCCCTCCCAAGCGACTCCGATATAAACGAACACACCAACTTTTCAACCTACATTCGCTTCTGCGCAGACGCCACCGCTGCTTTGGTAAGAGAAGGCGTCTTCTCTTTCCTCAAAGAAGGAGTAAAGATGAAGAAGATCTCGCTGTTGTTTCAGAAAGAAACGAAGGAAGGAGAAAATGTGACGGTGGAGGCAACAGAAGACTCGGGTCGTTCGCACAGTCTCGATTTTCAAGTCAAAAAAGGAAATGACGACATTGTGAAGTGTTGTTTTGAGTTCTTTGATGACGACAACAAGTCCAAACTTTGA
- the LOC136446458 gene encoding uncharacterized protein isoform X2, which translates to MKTRLSEDGTKLVATYELHPFDFDRSGHVTPWTLALLIGYARLTAITEKSAFFIPGYLKTITSFLRYQEFHLHSAFYTDVKPNSSVVVTVGVGYVGRTSYELKGDVRLAGSGVMLCSFSVMSVVVDISTRRPVALPESLRRKGKGPRPKSSLPFPSESPATHSQQFEVRESDLDFNGHTNQSNYIRFCSDAAAIATKAGRYSSLKGDLLKYPVKRIAMLYQKEALLGDTLNVESWEIPSKPVSLGFTVKRGDDDVIQGLFELHGEHAQRAKL; encoded by the exons ATGAAGACCAGGCTGAGTGAAGACGGCACCAAACTCGTGGCGACCTACGAACTCCATCCCTTTGACTTCGATCGCTCAG GTCATGTGACACCGTGGACCCTCGCTCTCCTGATTGGCTACGCCCGTCTGACTGCCATCACGGAAAAGTCCGCCTTCTTTATCCCCGGCTACTTAAAGACGATCACAAGCTTCTTACGGTACCAGGAGTTCCACCTACACTCCGCATTCTACACCGACGTGAAGCCGAACTCCTCTGTAGTGGTCACGGTTGGAGTCGGCTACGTTGGCAGGACGTCCTACGAGTTGAAGGGGGATGTCCGACTCGCAGGGTCCGGCGTGATGCTGTGCAGTTTCTCCGTCATGAGCGTGGTGGTGGACATCTCGACTAGGCGACCGGTCGCGCTACCGGAATCCTTACGGCGAAAAGGGAAGGGTCCCCGGCCGAAATCCAGCCTACCGTTCCCTTCGGAGTCTCCCGCGACGCATTCTCAACAGTTTGAGGTCCGGGAAAGTGATTTGGACTTTAACGGACATACCAACCAGTCTAATTATATACGGTTTTGCTCCGATGCGGCTGCAATAGCTACAAAGGCAGGGCGGTACTCGTCTCTTAAGGGGGACCTGTTGAAATACCCAGTGAAGAGAATCGCCATGTTGTATCAGAAAGAGGCTCTGTTGGGGGACACGTTAAACGTGGAATCATGGGAAATACCGTCCAAGCCGGTGTCCTTGGGGTTCACGGTCAAGCGGGGGGACGATGACGTCATCCAGGGTTTGTTCGAATTGCATGGAGAGCATGCGCAGAGGGCAAAACTTTGA
- the LOC136445977 gene encoding uncharacterized protein, whose product MAYIIREVMDNEDPPLRPKDVEWKYRMQSTYGPGYARCTNCNNSWGTQLCWLTVNLKQRRVVKWWEQKCKKCQTPNRMRIRKDDLYMMIEMAIDKYYALIDGTFRKRRLRPTESDPHDMKLCERCRYGEAEQPCWMNLWY is encoded by the exons ATGGCGTACATCATCAGAGAGGTTATGGACAATGAGGACCCACCTCTGCGCCCGAAGGATGTGGAGTGGAAATACAGGATGCAGTCCACATACGGACCGG GCTACGCGAGATGCACCAACTGTAACAACTCGTGGGGGACGCAGCTGTGCTGGCTGACCGTGAACTTGAAGCAGCGCCGCGTGGTTAAGTGGTGGGAACAAAAGTGCAAGAAGTGCCAGACGCCCAACCGCATGCGCATCCGGAAAGACGACCTCTACATGATGATTGAAATGGCAATTGATAA GTACTACGCGTTAATAGACGGGACGTTCAGAAAGCGGCGACTGCGCCCCACGGAGAGCGACCCCCACGACATGAAGCTGTGCGAGCGCTGTCGGTACGGAGAGGCCGAGCAGCCCTGCTGGATGAACCTCTGGtactga